The following are encoded in a window of Hemicordylus capensis ecotype Gifberg chromosome 12, rHemCap1.1.pri, whole genome shotgun sequence genomic DNA:
- the LOC128336171 gene encoding adenine phosphoribosyltransferase-like isoform X1 — translation MDLHGSPESRGQGWYLSLMAPNVKGPEYAWLDPSRLYCHGQALQDCIEDLLQPFRNDAIDLVAGIDAMGFILGAAIAGTFKKGFVAIRKANHLCVDTFSEPYRDYSGRDKVMEMRTDAITPGLRVLLVDQWVETGGTMQAAARLVEQQGGVVAALSAPCLSLLGIAAICIEDSEGGRWLKDHYKWAHCVPPHLMPQFNAHYLDSFRALEVKNSQPWRGVGKPHTLQAPPVCQPELGTPGPRTPVSQPSPPPEN, via the exons ATGGACTTGCATGGCAGTCCTGAATCCCGAGGGCAGGGCTGGTACCTGAGCCTGATGGCACCCAACGTCAAGGGCCCCGAGTATGCCTGGCTGGACCCCTCTCGCCTCTATTGCCATGGGCAG GCCCTGCAGGACTGCATTGAGGACTTGCTTCAACCTTTTCGGAATGACGCCATCGACTTGGTCGCTGGAATTGATGCGATGGGCTTTATTCTAG GTGCTGCGATCGCCGGAACCTTCAAGAAGGGCTTTGTGGCCATCCGCAAAGCCAATCACCTCTGTGTGGACACCTTCTCAGAGCCTTATCGGGACTACTCTGGCCGCGACAAAGTGATGGAAATGCGGACAGATGCAATCACACCAG GGCTTCGAGTTCTGCTGGTGGACCAGTGGGTTGAGACAGGGGGAACCATGCAGGCGGCTGCCCGGCTGGTGGAGCAGCAAGGAGGCGTGGTAGCAG CACTCAGTgctccctgcctctccctgctAGGCATCGCTGCCATCTGCATCGAAGACAGTGAGGGAGGCCGTTGGCTCAAAGACCACTACAAGTGGGCCCACTGTGTCCCACCCCACCTGATGCCCCAGTTCAACGCTCACTACCTGGACTCCTTCCGGGCCCTTGAGGTAAAGAACAGCCAGCCGTGGCGAGGAGTGGGGAAGCCACACACACTCCAGGCTCCTCCGGTGTGCCAGCCGGAACTGGGGACACCAGGCCCAAGGACCCCAGTGTCACAGCCAAGCCCTCCCCCAGAAAATTAG
- the LOC128336171 gene encoding adenine phosphoribosyltransferase-like isoform X2 has product MDLHGSPESRGQGWYLSLMAPNVKGPEYAWLDPSRLYCHGQALQDCIEDLLQPFRNDAIDLVAGIDAMGFILGAAIAGTFKKGFVAIRKANHLCVDTFSEPYRDYSGRDKVMEMRTDAITPGLRVLLVDQWVETGGTMQAAARLVEQQGGVVAGIAAICIEDSEGGRWLKDHYKWAHCVPPHLMPQFNAHYLDSFRALEVKNSQPWRGVGKPHTLQAPPVCQPELGTPGPRTPVSQPSPPPEN; this is encoded by the exons ATGGACTTGCATGGCAGTCCTGAATCCCGAGGGCAGGGCTGGTACCTGAGCCTGATGGCACCCAACGTCAAGGGCCCCGAGTATGCCTGGCTGGACCCCTCTCGCCTCTATTGCCATGGGCAG GCCCTGCAGGACTGCATTGAGGACTTGCTTCAACCTTTTCGGAATGACGCCATCGACTTGGTCGCTGGAATTGATGCGATGGGCTTTATTCTAG GTGCTGCGATCGCCGGAACCTTCAAGAAGGGCTTTGTGGCCATCCGCAAAGCCAATCACCTCTGTGTGGACACCTTCTCAGAGCCTTATCGGGACTACTCTGGCCGCGACAAAGTGATGGAAATGCGGACAGATGCAATCACACCAG GGCTTCGAGTTCTGCTGGTGGACCAGTGGGTTGAGACAGGGGGAACCATGCAGGCGGCTGCCCGGCTGGTGGAGCAGCAAGGAGGCGTGGTAGCAG GCATCGCTGCCATCTGCATCGAAGACAGTGAGGGAGGCCGTTGGCTCAAAGACCACTACAAGTGGGCCCACTGTGTCCCACCCCACCTGATGCCCCAGTTCAACGCTCACTACCTGGACTCCTTCCGGGCCCTTGAGGTAAAGAACAGCCAGCCGTGGCGAGGAGTGGGGAAGCCACACACACTCCAGGCTCCTCCGGTGTGCCAGCCGGAACTGGGGACACCAGGCCCAAGGACCCCAGTGTCACAGCCAAGCCCTCCCCCAGAAAATTAG